Proteins co-encoded in one Carassius gibelio isolate Cgi1373 ecotype wild population from Czech Republic chromosome A15, carGib1.2-hapl.c, whole genome shotgun sequence genomic window:
- the LOC128028586 gene encoding single-strand selective monofunctional uracil DNA glycosylase: MQSHPDVQRLEDGDVSQRDHLLGEDLTGLPDLGADQLFNGSTVASRFLRAELELNARLRTLSFGKPVRYTYNPLEYAWDTHRCYVEKYCQEGQSILFLGMNPGPFGMAQTGVPFGEVKAVRGWLKITGAVGRPAEEHPKRRITGLDCTQSEVSGARFWGFFQELCGETHNFFRHCFVHNLCPLIFMSESGKNLTPPELPAAERDALLSCCDSALCQVVTALGVSLVIGVGKLAEQRARRALAEAGITVRVEGIMHPSPRNPLANKGWANIVRDKLDSLGVLSLLTS, translated from the exons ATGCAATCACACCCCGATGTTCAGAG GTTGGAAGATGGAGATGTGTCTCAGAGAGACCATTTACTGGGAGAAGATCTCACCGGTCTTCCTGACCTGGGTGCTGACCAACTGTTTAATGGCTCTACAGTTGCTTCAAGGTTCCTGCGGGCTGAACTGGAACTGAACGCACGGTTGCGGACGCTGTCCTTTGGGAAACCAGTGCGATACACGTACAACCCGCTTGAGTACGCCTGGGACACACATCGATGTTATGTGGAGAAATACTGTCAGGAAGGACAGAGCATACTCTTCCTAGGCATGAACCCAGGACCTTTTGGCATGGCACAAACAGGG GTACCGTTTGGCGAGGTGAAGGCGGTTCGCGGTTGGCTGAAAATCACTGGAGCGGTCGGCCGTCCAGCAGAGGAACATCCTAAGCGACGGATCACAGGCCTCGACTGCACTCAGAGTGAAGTGAGTGGAGCCCGTTTCTGGGGCTTTTTCCAAGAGCTCTGCGGTGAAACTCACAACTTCTTCCGCCACTGTTTTGTGCACAACTTGTGTCCTCTCATCTTCATGAGTGAGTCTGGCAAGAACCTAACTCCGCCTGAGCTCCCGGCTGCGGAGCGAGATGCCCTTTTGTCCTGCTGTGACAGTGCTCTTTGTCAGGTGGTCACTGCACTGGGAGTGTCCCTGGTGATCGGAGTGGGCAAGCTAGCCGAGCAGCGCGCTCGACGGGCTCTGGCAGAAGCAGGCATCACTGTGAGAGTGGAGGGTATCATGCATCCGTCCCCTAGAAACCCACTTGCTAATAAAGGATGGGCTAACATAGTCAGGGACAAACTAGATAGTCTGGGGGTGTTAAGTTTGCTTACCAgttga
- the LOC128029534 gene encoding leucine-rich repeat LGI family member 2-like, producing the protein MSGASVLHLLLQGGRIHTCNMQTVVIISALVLCLASSGNAGKKVFKCPSSCSCSKESIICVGSSYVLRFIPNDVSSLSIVNGTFSEIKEAMFSHMPSLQLLLLNSNALTTIRDDAFSGLPHLEYLFIENNKIETTSKYSFRGLRDLTHLSLANNNIKALPRDLFTDLDSLIELDLRGNVFECDCRAKWLMMWLKSTNATVSDVLCAGPEEMKGKRLNDMTSLHNECVSTGKPSLETGGLQLSSTATLQAPVSLSLSFCFAS; encoded by the exons ATGTCAGGAGCTTCAGTGCTGCATTTACTGCTGCAGGGTGGACGGATTCACACATGCAACATGCAGACCGTCGTGATCATATCGGCGCTGGTGTTATGCCTGGCATCTTCAGGGAACGCGGGGAAAAAGGTGTTTAAATGCCCTTCCTCGTGCAGCTGCTCCAAGGAGTCTATTATCTGCGTCGGGTCTTCGTATGTCTTGCGATTCATTCCCAACGATGTCAGTTCACT GAGTATTGTGAATGGGACCTTCTCTGAGATCAAGGAGGCGATGTTCTCACACATGCCATCTTTACAGTTACT GTTGCTGAACTCCAATGCTCTCACTACAATACGGGACGATGCATTTTCTGGCCTTCCGCACCTGGAGTACCT GTTTATAGAAAACAACAAGATTGAAACAACATCAAAATACTCTTTCAGAGGACTTAGGGATTTGACTCATCT GTCTTTggcaaacaacaacattaaagctTTGCCCAGAGATCTATTCACTGATCTGGACTCACTGATAGAGCT AGACCTGAGGGGCAATGTGTTTGAGTGTGACTGCCGAGCGAAGTGGCTGATGATGTGGTTAAAGAGCACGAACGCCACTGTATCAGACGTCCTCTGCGCCGGTCCCGAGGAGATGAAGGGGAAACGGCTCAATGACATGACGAGCTTACATAACGAATGCGTCTCTACAG GAAAACCTTCATTGGAGACTGGAGGACTGCAGCTCAGTTCCACTGCCACACTGCAAGCCccggtctctctgtctctgtctttctgtttcgCCTCTTAA